A region of Microbacterium suwonense DNA encodes the following proteins:
- a CDS encoding DUF3040 domain-containing protein, whose translation MPLSEQEQRMLDEMERHLLQHDADVVTAPSGDRSLSYRNLVYGALLMLVGVGGLVAAVVSSRGLGAVGSIIIGVVAFLAMLGGAILAFTPVRRTDGSGLRPDAEPRQPRPHDSSFMDRMNDRWDRRQDER comes from the coding sequence ATGCCTCTTTCCGAACAAGAGCAGCGCATGCTCGACGAGATGGAACGCCATCTTCTGCAGCACGACGCTGATGTCGTGACCGCGCCATCCGGCGATCGCTCGCTCAGCTATCGAAATCTCGTCTACGGTGCCCTGCTCATGCTCGTCGGCGTCGGCGGGCTCGTCGCAGCCGTCGTCTCCAGCCGTGGTCTCGGTGCTGTCGGCAGCATCATCATCGGCGTGGTGGCCTTCCTCGCCATGCTCGGCGGAGCCATCCTCGCCTTCACCCCGGTTCGACGTACCGACGGCTCCGGTCTTCGTCCGGATGCGGAGCCGCGTCAGCCGCGCCCCCACGACTCCTCCTTCATGGATCGGATGAACGACCGGTGGGATCGGCGACAGGACGAACGCTGA
- a CDS encoding peptidoglycan D,D-transpeptidase FtsI family protein, translating into MTTRATRGTRRRTVVALAVILTVLAAFVFRLVDIQVVHADDHVADSMTKLSTSTSIPGARGDIVDENGTVLASDAFVYDSQLDPKLIDTYEKETDPKKKPELSWAQASEKIAEIVGMEPDEVRELVSSALEANPNSRYAKLKNGLSTDQYLALRDLHLAYVASKKRAVRVYPNGAVAGNLVGFLNGEGEPQYGIERMDQKCLAATDGSNSYKIGRGGVRIPGSERIVPAIDGGTVQLTIDSDLNWYLQQMIAEETQRQGAQTGSVTVVEVKTGKIRAAAEYPAVDPNNINTVDPTYWRSHIFSDAYEPGSTFKAITAATIIDQGKATPTSHVTAPARVTFPNGTTINDPFPHPVHEYTLAGALIDSSNVSLSKFGTMVDPATRADYLKRFGVGEKTAVGFPAEQKGLIKDADKWNGGDVYTTTFGQAFTVTPAQLAGAYQALANDGKKIDLSLVESCTDADGTVHEAAAPKSEQIVKPDTAKQVQRMLENVAVQGGNAKTTAVPGYRIGLKTGSAQKSSGNGPGYKKGVYFTSMVGIAPIEDPQYVVVVTLDEPTKMRTSAADAVAFQQAMTQVLKTYRVAPSSEPMDALLPKFN; encoded by the coding sequence ATGACGACACGCGCAACCCGCGGGACGCGACGGCGCACGGTCGTCGCCCTCGCAGTGATCCTCACCGTGCTGGCAGCATTCGTCTTCCGCCTGGTCGACATCCAGGTCGTGCACGCCGACGACCATGTCGCCGACTCGATGACCAAGCTGAGCACCTCCACCAGCATCCCCGGAGCCCGCGGCGACATCGTCGACGAGAACGGCACCGTGCTCGCCTCGGATGCGTTCGTCTACGACTCGCAGCTGGATCCCAAGCTGATCGACACCTACGAGAAGGAGACCGATCCGAAGAAGAAGCCCGAGCTGTCGTGGGCCCAGGCCAGTGAGAAAATCGCCGAGATCGTCGGGATGGAGCCGGACGAGGTGCGGGAGCTGGTCTCCTCGGCACTGGAGGCGAATCCGAACAGCCGGTACGCCAAGCTGAAGAACGGTCTCTCCACCGATCAGTACCTCGCGCTGAGGGATCTGCACCTCGCCTACGTCGCCAGCAAGAAGCGCGCCGTGCGGGTGTACCCGAACGGCGCGGTGGCAGGCAACCTCGTCGGGTTCCTGAACGGCGAGGGCGAGCCCCAGTACGGCATAGAGCGGATGGATCAGAAGTGCCTGGCCGCCACCGACGGCTCCAACAGCTACAAGATCGGTCGGGGCGGTGTGCGGATCCCGGGCAGTGAGCGCATCGTGCCCGCCATCGATGGCGGAACCGTGCAGCTGACGATCGACAGCGACCTGAACTGGTACCTGCAGCAGATGATCGCCGAGGAGACGCAGCGGCAGGGAGCGCAGACCGGCAGCGTCACCGTTGTCGAGGTGAAGACCGGCAAGATCCGTGCCGCGGCGGAGTATCCGGCGGTCGACCCGAACAACATCAACACGGTCGATCCCACCTACTGGCGCTCGCACATCTTCTCCGACGCATACGAGCCCGGGTCGACGTTCAAGGCCATCACCGCCGCGACCATCATCGACCAGGGCAAGGCGACCCCCACCTCGCACGTGACGGCACCCGCGCGGGTGACCTTCCCCAACGGCACGACCATCAACGATCCGTTCCCGCACCCGGTGCACGAGTACACGCTCGCGGGCGCCCTGATCGACTCCTCGAACGTGTCCCTCTCGAAGTTCGGCACCATGGTCGACCCCGCCACCCGCGCGGACTACCTGAAGCGCTTCGGCGTCGGAGAGAAGACCGCGGTCGGCTTCCCCGCCGAGCAGAAGGGGCTGATCAAGGATGCCGACAAATGGAACGGCGGCGACGTGTACACCACGACGTTCGGCCAGGCGTTCACCGTCACACCGGCGCAGCTGGCCGGTGCCTACCAGGCACTCGCGAACGACGGGAAGAAGATCGACCTGTCGCTGGTGGAGTCCTGCACCGACGCCGACGGCACGGTACACGAGGCCGCCGCGCCGAAGAGCGAGCAGATCGTCAAGCCCGACACCGCCAAGCAGGTCCAGCGGATGCTGGAGAACGTGGCCGTGCAGGGCGGCAACGCCAAGACCACTGCGGTCCCCGGCTACCGGATCGGCCTGAAGACCGGGTCGGCGCAGAAGTCGAGCGGAAACGGACCCGGCTACAAGAAGGGCGTGTACTTCACCAGCATGGTCGGCATCGCCCCGATCGAGGATCCGCAGTACGTCGTCGTGGTCACGCTCGACGAGCCGACTAAGATGAGGACTTCAGCAGCAGACGCCGTCGCCTTCCAGCAGGCGATGACCCAGGTGCTCAAGACCTATCGCGTCGCGCCCTCCTCGGAGCCGATGGACGCGCTGCTTCCCAAATTCAACTAG
- the pknB gene encoding Stk1 family PASTA domain-containing Ser/Thr kinase yields the protein MNTAQADPLIGRLVDGRYRVRARIARGGMATVYVATDMRLERRIALKVMHAHLSDDSAFQSRFIQEARSAARLADPHVVNVFDQGQDGDLAYLVMEYLPGITLRELMREQKRLTVPQTITIMDAILSGLSAAHRAGIVHRDVKPENVLLAEDGRIKIGDFGLARATTANTATGAQLLGTIAYLAPELVTRGTADARSDIYALGIMLYEMLVGEQPYKGEQPMQIAFQHATEQVPRPSVRNPGVPEQLDELVLWATDKSPDERPLDAQEMLDRLREIERELDVTPISTATTAPISVGHDSGAVTKILPGTAVVSEASVPQATEIDNGARLRRRTERRRARGALLLSLVLLLAVAAGSAGWWFGSGPGSLIAVPEVAGMPLAVAQDTITAENLIPTTTERSSIDVPKGDVIDSDPGAGERVDKQSTVELIVSSGPAKHTIGKLSGLTEEKARQTLIGNGVRVDEDVEEYFATLDPGLVLNVRIIPRAGGDTYACGDGCDLFEDDEALIQVSLGPVPDVAGKPLGEAKQILQDARLKVDENTPEEFSDTVAKGSVISQTAERPGGGSWRPDDTVTLTVSKGPQLFKVPDVAGLTRDEAVRKLKDAGFEVRYAPFWNGVPNGLTKAQSTDPEQGSMRRKGTEIYIVINVSG from the coding sequence GTGAACACTGCGCAGGCCGATCCCCTCATCGGGCGGCTTGTCGACGGTCGATACCGGGTGCGTGCGCGCATCGCCCGGGGCGGCATGGCGACAGTGTACGTCGCGACCGACATGCGCCTGGAGCGGCGCATCGCCCTCAAGGTGATGCACGCGCATCTCAGCGACGACTCGGCCTTCCAGAGCCGGTTCATCCAAGAGGCGCGCTCTGCGGCGCGTCTGGCCGACCCGCATGTCGTGAACGTCTTCGACCAGGGGCAGGACGGCGACCTCGCCTACCTGGTGATGGAGTATCTGCCCGGGATCACACTGCGCGAGCTGATGCGCGAGCAGAAGCGCCTGACAGTGCCGCAGACGATCACGATCATGGACGCCATCCTCTCCGGGCTCTCGGCGGCGCACCGCGCCGGCATCGTGCACCGGGATGTGAAGCCCGAGAACGTGCTGCTGGCCGAGGACGGCCGCATCAAGATCGGCGACTTCGGGCTGGCCCGCGCCACCACCGCGAACACCGCCACGGGTGCGCAGCTGCTGGGCACCATCGCCTACCTCGCGCCCGAGCTGGTCACACGGGGCACCGCGGACGCCCGTAGCGACATCTACGCCTTGGGGATCATGCTGTACGAGATGCTCGTCGGTGAGCAGCCGTACAAGGGCGAGCAGCCCATGCAGATCGCCTTTCAGCACGCCACCGAGCAGGTGCCCCGTCCGAGCGTGCGCAACCCGGGCGTGCCAGAGCAGCTCGATGAGCTGGTGCTGTGGGCGACCGACAAGTCACCCGACGAGCGGCCGCTGGATGCCCAGGAGATGCTCGACCGGCTGCGCGAGATCGAGCGCGAGCTGGACGTGACACCGATCTCCACCGCCACCACGGCGCCCATCTCCGTCGGTCACGATTCCGGCGCAGTGACCAAGATCCTCCCCGGCACCGCAGTCGTCTCCGAAGCCTCCGTCCCCCAAGCCACGGAGATCGACAACGGAGCTCGGCTGCGCCGCCGCACCGAGCGCCGCCGCGCCCGGGGTGCGCTGCTGCTGTCGCTGGTGCTGCTGCTGGCGGTCGCCGCCGGAAGCGCCGGCTGGTGGTTCGGCTCCGGACCGGGCTCACTGATCGCGGTGCCCGAGGTCGCCGGGATGCCGCTCGCCGTCGCCCAGGACACGATCACGGCCGAGAATCTGATCCCGACCACGACCGAACGCTCGTCCATCGACGTGCCGAAGGGCGATGTGATCGACTCCGACCCCGGTGCCGGTGAACGCGTGGATAAGCAGAGCACGGTCGAGTTGATCGTGTCATCGGGTCCTGCGAAGCACACCATCGGCAAGCTCAGCGGCCTGACCGAGGAGAAGGCGCGTCAGACGCTCATCGGCAACGGCGTCAGGGTCGACGAGGACGTCGAGGAGTACTTCGCCACGCTCGACCCCGGCCTGGTGCTGAACGTGCGGATCATCCCTCGCGCCGGCGGCGACACATACGCGTGCGGCGACGGCTGCGACCTGTTCGAAGACGACGAGGCGCTGATCCAGGTCTCGCTCGGCCCGGTTCCGGATGTCGCGGGCAAGCCGCTCGGCGAGGCGAAGCAGATCCTGCAGGACGCACGGCTGAAGGTGGATGAGAACACTCCGGAGGAGTTCAGCGACACCGTCGCCAAGGGCAGCGTGATCTCGCAGACTGCGGAGCGTCCGGGCGGCGGCAGCTGGCGTCCCGACGACACGGTGACGCTGACGGTCTCGAAAGGACCGCAGCTTTTCAAGGTCCCCGATGTCGCCGGGCTCACTCGGGACGAAGCGGTGCGGAAGCTCAAGGACGCCGGCTTCGAGGTGAGGTATGCGCCGTTCTGGAACGGCGTCCCGAACGGCCTGACCAAGGCGCAGAGCACCGACCCCGAGCAGGGTTCCATGCGCCGCAAGGGAACCGAGATCTACATCGTCATCAACGTCAGCGGCTGA
- a CDS encoding Rv2175c family DNA-binding protein translates to MPENTLEITDWLTIPDLVDVLDETPSRVRRLLDERYLVGSRRSGVFAVPAVFIVDGRPLSSLRGTVIVLQDAGFTDDEVIDWLLSEEDSLGRTPIAALLAGHKSAVRRVARTLA, encoded by the coding sequence GTGCCTGAGAACACCCTTGAGATCACCGACTGGCTGACCATCCCCGATCTCGTCGACGTGCTCGACGAGACCCCGAGCCGGGTGCGTCGGCTGCTCGATGAGCGCTACCTGGTCGGCTCGCGACGCAGTGGGGTGTTCGCCGTCCCCGCCGTCTTCATCGTGGATGGCCGGCCGCTGTCGTCGCTGCGCGGCACCGTGATCGTCCTGCAGGACGCCGGCTTCACTGACGACGAGGTCATCGACTGGCTGCTCAGCGAGGAGGACTCGCTGGGGCGCACGCCGATCGCGGCGCTCCTCGCCGGTCATAAGAGCGCGGTGCGGCGCGTCGCGCGTACGCTCGCCTGA
- a CDS encoding AMP-dependent synthetase/ligase yields MVQFEVPAIVPADPQANTSDLLAIRARQTPDLALFSVPEGDGWRDISARDFETAVIALAKGFVAAGIQPGDKVGFIASTTYEWTLIDFALFYAGAVMVPIYETSSPSQIQWIMEDSGAIALMVESTEHFARVDEVRGDLPLLREVWQMHLGAIDTLTAQGAEIEDAEIERRRNLAVGSDIATLIYTSGSTGRPKGCVLTHSNFVELSRNSAKALDAVVTMPGASTLLFITTAHVFARFISVLGIHAGVRTGHQPDTKHLLPALGSFKPTFLLAVPRVFEKVYNSAEQKAEAGGKGKIFRAAAAVAVEHSKLLEEGKKVPLGLRLKFALFDKLVYGKLRQAMGGNVAYAVSGSAPLGAHLGHFFHSLGVVILEGYGLTETTAPATVNLADKSKIGTVGPALPGVGVRLSEDGEIEVRGINVFKEYWNNPEATAEAFHDGWFRTGDMGSFDSDGFLTITGRKKEIIVTAGGKNVAPAQLEDPIRSNSIVGQVVVLGDQKPFISALITLDSEMLPAWLANNGLPSDMSLTDASQNAAVREEVQRAVDRANKTVSRAESIRKFTILPVEWTEASGHLTPKLSIKRNVILKDFAQQISEIYDEPVQTTSTPLG; encoded by the coding sequence GTGGTCCAGTTCGAAGTCCCCGCGATCGTCCCCGCCGACCCCCAGGCGAACACCTCCGATCTGCTCGCGATCCGCGCGCGCCAGACCCCCGATCTTGCGCTCTTCTCGGTGCCGGAGGGCGATGGCTGGCGCGACATCTCCGCTCGGGATTTCGAGACCGCGGTGATCGCCCTCGCGAAGGGCTTCGTCGCCGCCGGCATCCAGCCCGGTGACAAGGTCGGCTTCATCGCATCGACCACGTACGAGTGGACGCTGATCGACTTCGCCCTGTTCTATGCGGGCGCGGTCATGGTGCCGATCTACGAGACCAGCTCCCCCTCGCAGATCCAGTGGATCATGGAGGACTCCGGTGCCATCGCGCTGATGGTCGAGTCGACTGAGCACTTCGCGCGCGTGGACGAGGTGCGCGGCGACCTGCCGCTGCTGCGCGAGGTCTGGCAGATGCACCTGGGCGCGATCGACACCCTCACCGCGCAGGGCGCCGAGATCGAGGATGCCGAGATCGAGCGCCGTCGGAACCTGGCGGTCGGATCCGACATCGCGACCCTCATCTACACCTCGGGATCCACGGGCCGCCCCAAGGGTTGCGTCCTCACGCACAGCAACTTCGTCGAGCTCTCGCGCAACTCCGCGAAGGCGCTCGATGCCGTCGTCACGATGCCGGGCGCCTCGACCCTGCTGTTCATCACCACCGCGCACGTGTTCGCCCGGTTCATCTCGGTGCTGGGCATCCACGCCGGTGTGCGCACCGGACACCAGCCCGACACCAAGCATCTGCTACCTGCGCTGGGCTCCTTCAAGCCGACCTTCCTGCTCGCCGTTCCGCGGGTGTTCGAGAAGGTCTACAACTCTGCCGAGCAGAAGGCCGAGGCGGGCGGCAAGGGCAAGATCTTCCGCGCCGCCGCCGCTGTGGCCGTCGAGCACTCGAAGCTGCTCGAGGAGGGCAAGAAGGTGCCGCTCGGCCTGCGCCTGAAGTTCGCCCTGTTCGACAAGCTCGTGTACGGCAAGCTGCGCCAGGCCATGGGCGGCAACGTCGCCTACGCGGTCTCCGGATCCGCACCGCTGGGCGCGCACCTGGGACACTTCTTCCACAGCCTCGGCGTGGTGATCCTGGAGGGCTACGGACTCACCGAGACCACGGCCCCGGCCACGGTGAACCTCGCCGACAAGTCCAAGATCGGCACTGTGGGCCCCGCCCTCCCGGGGGTGGGCGTGCGGCTGTCCGAGGACGGCGAGATCGAGGTCAGGGGCATCAACGTCTTCAAGGAGTACTGGAACAACCCCGAGGCCACTGCGGAGGCCTTCCACGACGGCTGGTTCCGCACCGGCGACATGGGCAGCTTCGACTCCGACGGGTTCCTGACGATCACCGGCCGCAAGAAGGAGATCATCGTCACCGCAGGCGGCAAGAACGTCGCACCGGCCCAGCTCGAGGATCCGATCCGCTCGAACTCGATCGTGGGACAGGTGGTGGTGCTCGGCGATCAGAAGCCGTTCATCTCGGCACTGATCACCCTCGATTCGGAGATGCTGCCGGCGTGGCTCGCCAACAACGGCCTGCCCTCGGACATGTCGCTCACGGATGCCAGTCAGAACGCCGCCGTGCGCGAAGAGGTGCAGCGGGCGGTGGACCGGGCGAACAAGACCGTCTCGCGCGCGGAGTCGATCCGCAAGTTCACCATCCTGCCGGTCGAGTGGACCGAGGCCAGTGGGCATCTGACGCCGAAGCTGTCGATCAAGCGCAATGTCATCCTGAAGGATTTCGCGCAGCAGATCTCCGAGATCTACGACGAGCCGGTGCAGACGACGTCGACGCCTCTGGGGTGA
- the mraZ gene encoding division/cell wall cluster transcriptional repressor MraZ, whose protein sequence is MLLGTHTPKLDDKGRVILPAKFREDLAGGIVVTRGQERCLYVFSTAEFEAMHERIRQAPLSNKQARDFLRMFLSGASAEMPDSQNRITLPAHLRQYAGLEKELVVTGVGAHAEIWDASAWNAYLEGNEESYADLEQEVIPGLF, encoded by the coding sequence ATGTTGCTGGGGACGCATACGCCGAAGCTCGACGACAAGGGCCGCGTGATCCTTCCTGCGAAGTTCCGTGAGGATCTGGCCGGCGGCATCGTGGTCACCCGAGGGCAGGAACGCTGCCTGTACGTGTTCAGCACCGCCGAGTTCGAGGCCATGCACGAGCGCATCCGGCAGGCACCGCTGAGCAATAAGCAGGCCCGTGACTTCCTGCGCATGTTCCTCTCCGGCGCCAGTGCCGAGATGCCCGACAGCCAGAACCGCATCACCCTCCCGGCGCACCTGCGTCAGTACGCCGGGCTGGAGAAGGAGCTGGTCGTCACCGGTGTCGGCGCCCACGCCGAGATCTGGGATGCGTCCGCCTGGAACGCCTATCTGGAAGGCAACGAAGAGTCCTACGCAGATCTGGAGCAGGAGGTGATTCCCGGATTGTTCTGA
- a CDS encoding lysophospholipid acyltransferase family protein — MFYWLMKYVAIGPLVKAIFRPWIVGREHIPTSGAAILASNHLSFADSIFLPLLLDRPMSFLAKSDYFTGRGLKGWATRMFMKGTGQIPIDRSGGKASEASLNTGLQILGRGDLLGIYPEGTRSPDGKLYRGRTGLARMALEAKVPVIPVVMVDTDNVMPIGTRIPKVMRVGVVVGEPLDFSRYAGMENDRYILRSVTDEIMIALQQLGAQEYDDVYASSVKDRLPPKTVRRR, encoded by the coding sequence ATGTTCTACTGGCTGATGAAGTACGTCGCGATCGGACCACTGGTCAAGGCGATCTTCCGACCCTGGATCGTGGGGCGCGAGCACATCCCGACCTCGGGTGCGGCCATCCTGGCGAGCAACCATCTGTCCTTCGCCGACTCGATCTTCCTGCCTCTGCTGCTGGATCGCCCGATGTCGTTCCTGGCCAAGAGCGACTACTTCACCGGGCGCGGGCTGAAGGGCTGGGCGACCAGGATGTTCATGAAGGGCACCGGCCAGATCCCCATCGACCGCTCGGGCGGCAAGGCTTCCGAGGCGTCGCTGAACACGGGACTGCAGATCCTGGGACGCGGCGATCTGCTCGGCATCTACCCCGAGGGCACCCGCAGCCCAGACGGCAAGCTGTACCGAGGGCGCACGGGCCTGGCGCGCATGGCGCTGGAGGCCAAGGTCCCGGTGATCCCGGTGGTGATGGTCGACACCGACAACGTCATGCCGATCGGCACGCGCATCCCTAAGGTGATGCGCGTGGGCGTCGTCGTCGGCGAGCCGCTGGACTTCTCACGCTACGCGGGCATGGAGAACGACCGTTACATCCTGCGATCGGTCACCGACGAGATCATGATCGCGCTGCAGCAGCTGGGCGCGCAGGAGTACGACGACGTGTACGCCTCGTCGGTGAAGGATCGCCTGCCGCCGAAGACCGTACGCCGCCGCTGA
- a CDS encoding muramidase family protein — MHTRSTRRGAFRFGAPAAVIGTLAAVLTTAPADAREPVRTDPAPTRVHPTVVPRPATVANVQHASAQPTTYTIRPGDTVSGIAIRHGLRPADVLAWNGLGWRTVIYPGQTLRLTAAAAKPAPAKTAPAKPAPTTAPAKSDRTHTVVRGDTVYAIARTYGTTVANIIAANGLGRSALIFPGQKLSVGPAAPAASPGSSAPAPASAPAAPASAKTHTVVRGDTLFGIARKHGTSVAVLLQANGLGTGSIIYPGQTLRLTPPAPAQRSANLDAAQRANALHIIRIGRELGVPERGIAIALATAMVESSLRNLDHGDRDSLGLFQQRPSQGWGTAEQIMDADRSIRVFYGGAKDPNGTNSRGLLDIPGWQDKPFTAAAQAVQISAYPDRYGQWEQQANRWLATLR, encoded by the coding sequence ATGCATACTCGCTCGACCCGCAGGGGCGCATTCCGGTTCGGAGCCCCGGCTGCCGTGATCGGCACGCTCGCCGCCGTCCTCACCACAGCCCCGGCAGACGCCCGTGAGCCGGTCAGAACCGACCCGGCCCCCACGCGTGTCCATCCGACCGTCGTCCCCCGCCCTGCCACCGTCGCGAACGTGCAGCACGCCAGCGCGCAACCGACCACCTACACGATCCGGCCGGGTGACACCGTGTCGGGGATCGCGATCCGTCACGGTCTGCGCCCGGCCGATGTGCTCGCGTGGAACGGCCTGGGCTGGCGAACCGTGATCTACCCCGGCCAGACGCTGCGACTGACCGCAGCGGCCGCGAAGCCCGCACCGGCGAAGACCGCACCCGCGAAGCCCGCGCCGACAACTGCACCTGCGAAGTCCGACAGGACCCACACCGTGGTTCGCGGCGACACCGTCTACGCGATCGCACGCACCTACGGCACGACCGTCGCGAACATCATCGCCGCGAACGGGCTGGGCCGCTCCGCGCTCATCTTCCCCGGGCAGAAGCTCTCCGTCGGGCCCGCAGCACCGGCCGCATCCCCCGGCTCGTCCGCCCCGGCGCCGGCCTCCGCGCCGGCCGCACCGGCATCCGCCAAGACCCACACCGTCGTCAGGGGCGACACGCTGTTCGGCATCGCCCGCAAGCACGGCACGAGTGTCGCCGTCCTGCTGCAGGCGAACGGTCTCGGCACCGGCAGCATCATCTATCCCGGCCAGACCCTGCGACTGACCCCGCCGGCTCCCGCACAGCGCAGTGCGAACCTCGACGCCGCCCAGCGCGCGAACGCCCTGCACATCATCCGCATCGGCCGCGAGCTCGGCGTGCCCGAGCGCGGGATCGCCATCGCGCTGGCGACGGCCATGGTGGAGTCCTCGCTGCGCAATCTCGATCACGGCGACCGCGACTCCCTGGGCCTGTTCCAGCAGCGCCCCAGCCAGGGCTGGGGAACAGCCGAGCAGATCATGGACGCCGACCGCAGCATCCGGGTGTTCTACGGCGGCGCGAAGGATCCCAACGGCACGAACAGCCGTGGTCTGCTCGACATCCCGGGCTGGCAGGACAAGCCGTTCACCGCCGCCGCTCAGGCGGTGCAGATCTCCGCCTACCCGGATCGCTACGGGCAATGGGAGCAGCAGGCGAATCGCTGGCTCGCGACGCTCCGGTGA
- a CDS encoding polyprenyl synthetase family protein: MVPSPIVSEAVAARLEDFLARIATDSDDYGPDAGLFLDAARATLTGGKRLRARFCHAGWQAASGASATDLEPLWGLCAALEIFQSAALVHDDLIDNSDTRRGRPASHRALEAAHRAAGWHGDAEAFGRSSAVLLGDLLVAWSDDLLEETLQGHPHAAATRAEYARMRRDVTVGQLLDITEESAWSVNPPEQMLDRALRVASLKSARYSVVEPLLLGATLAGADAGLLAGLRDIGHPIGMAFQLRDDLLGVFGDPAVTGKPAGDDLREGKRTALIAVARGQLQPATRAQLDAALGDPHLSAEAVASLQRLIEDTGAVSRIEAMIAEFTAQAESALTAADVGEDAAASLRALAAAAISRSS, encoded by the coding sequence ATCGTGCCCTCCCCCATCGTCTCCGAGGCGGTCGCCGCCCGACTCGAGGATTTCCTCGCCCGCATCGCGACGGACAGCGACGACTACGGCCCGGACGCCGGGCTGTTCCTCGATGCCGCGCGTGCCACTCTGACCGGCGGCAAGCGCCTGCGAGCGAGGTTCTGTCATGCCGGCTGGCAGGCGGCATCCGGGGCATCTGCTACCGATCTCGAACCCCTGTGGGGGTTGTGTGCGGCGCTGGAGATCTTCCAGTCGGCCGCCCTGGTTCACGATGACCTGATCGACAACTCCGACACCCGCCGCGGGCGCCCCGCATCGCACCGCGCGCTCGAGGCCGCACACCGCGCCGCGGGGTGGCACGGAGACGCCGAGGCCTTCGGGCGCTCGTCGGCCGTGCTCCTGGGTGACCTGCTCGTCGCGTGGAGTGACGATCTGCTCGAGGAGACCCTGCAGGGGCATCCGCACGCTGCAGCCACCCGCGCGGAGTACGCGCGCATGCGCCGGGACGTCACCGTCGGGCAGCTGCTCGACATCACCGAGGAATCGGCGTGGAGCGTGAACCCGCCCGAGCAGATGCTCGATCGGGCGCTGCGCGTGGCGTCACTGAAGTCGGCGCGGTACAGCGTGGTCGAGCCGCTCCTGCTCGGCGCCACTCTGGCGGGGGCGGATGCCGGCCTGCTGGCCGGGCTGCGAGACATCGGCCACCCGATCGGCATGGCCTTCCAACTGCGCGACGACCTTCTCGGCGTGTTCGGTGACCCCGCCGTGACCGGCAAGCCCGCCGGCGACGACCTGCGCGAGGGCAAGCGCACCGCACTGATCGCCGTAGCGCGCGGGCAGCTCCAGCCGGCGACTCGAGCGCAGCTGGATGCGGCGCTGGGCGACCCGCACCTCTCTGCGGAGGCCGTGGCGAGCCTGCAGCGGTTGATCGAGGACACCGGGGCCGTCTCGCGGATCGAGGCGATGATCGCGGAGTTCACGGCTCAGGCCGAGAGCGCACTGACGGCCGCCGATGTCGGAGAAGACGCCGCGGCATCGCTGCGCGCGCTGGCAGCTGCCGCGATCAGCCGCTCATCGTGA